In Chelmon rostratus isolate fCheRos1 chromosome 21, fCheRos1.pri, whole genome shotgun sequence, the genomic window TGTTAATTGATTTGTTGAACGGCAGGACATAATCAATGAATAATTTTAGTGCCAGACAAGGGAATACTGATCAGATGAGCTGATAATTGAAACCATCTTTGCAGCCTGACTGGTTTTGACATTGAGCAAAGGATTACTTACTTCTCTCTGGGCAGGGGGCATCCTGCTACTCCAGTGAGACCATTTCAGaaatcagcagctcagtgaaaaCCACATCAGTTTAACTTGTTGGACCAGGATTTAAAGATATAGCTGGCATCATTCTGTGTATTTCTTGTTGCCAGCAAATGccacgaaaagaccaaaagcaaCAATGTGGCAGTCTGTGTCTGAACTGTGTCTACCATGTCTTCAGCCCGAAGCACATTCGTTTGTGCTGAAGacataaaatctttaaaaactaGTCAGAAATACATAGGATGGATTGTATTAATGTTATGATTTGTCTTTAGGGCTTAAGGCGCCTTGTTTAAGGCTAAGGCCAAtgaaacagctgggcactgtagccGTTAACAAACAACAGTCAGCaaggagtaaatagtgcatttgttgggaactattttGGGTGGtggatgaatacacatttgGCTCTCTCGAAGTATTTAACAGTGTGATAGTGTCTTTGGGATTGAGTccaaataaactacagtgtctGTTCATGATTACATGTCTAATAGTGTTACTCACTGGcgtgtttttaatagtttgtgGACAACAATGGACTTCTGTGGCACAGAGACAGCTACTTTATAAACAGGGTGGTGAACAGGTTTGATCCCCcctcgcctttttttttttttaacatgacaTTTGATGTGAATGTCTGGCTGTCCTCACCCTCTGCCCTCTTGGTCCAGTGGACGGAGCTGTCCTGACACAGACCCTGAATGGGCTCCTCCAGCGTGGACACGTCCACCTGACCGGCCGCCAGCACTCCCAGGAACTCCGTCCGCCTCTGGGTCCCGTTCCCAGACAGCTGGAACTGACTCTGCTGAGGACAGTGTCGCAATATCTCACAGGGAGTCCCCAACAGACCGAgacttttgtttcatttaataaGTGTGAGAGATCATATTCAGCTCAACGGTGACAAAGTAAAATGAATAACTGGGACTCAAAGCGGGAAGATATGAAGAAGACTGAAACTCAAGCTGCTATTAGCCTCATATCTTTGCCGATGAGGTCAACAGGGCTGCACATTTGCGCCCTTATTCGTCACAAAGGCTGTGTGTAATTGCAGCACTTAcacctctgattggctctgataGTGAGCCACTTAAAGTGCTGTTATGCTCAAGTGGGTCACGTAACAACCAGTTTTCCAACCAAGAGGGTCAttgtgctgcagagcagagggacGAACACAGCTGCTCTCCATCCATACGGGGCCTGTCCCTCCTTTTGTAGATTAAATGGCCCCAATCAGCAGCTAGGTTTGAGTACTGAGGAGCTGCATGAGATACGTGACACCGGCAGACAGGACCACAAAAACACCCCGAGACTCTGCTTTTGATGCGTGGAATGGGCTattgtgcaaaaaaagagaaaaagatgataAGAAGGAGAAACTGGACCCCATCATAGTTTACCTGCAGGGTCTCTGGCCTCTATTTAAACCACAGCTTTCAAATACTCATATTGTCAAAATCACAATTGAAAATCAAGATAGAACACGGGCGTCGATATCAGAGGTCCAGGTACTGGCCACAAAgcagacacatacatgcacacacaggcccTCCCCTGACCAGCCAATGCACCGGGCCATATCTTAATTCAACAGAGGAGTCTTAAAAGCCAAAGAGCCCTCACACAGAGTGACCATTGTGCCCGCTCCGGTGCTCGGGCTCGCTGCCGCGGCCTCCTGTAAGAGGATCCCGGGCAAAGCAGAGGGGGCCTGGAGGGATCAGATGTGCTGAGGAATTCAGCCGTGGAGGCAAGAGAGGGAGGCTATACTTGATCTTCGAGGATCTGCGCAGAGCAGCCGGGAAGTCATGCAAAACCCATGAAACCCAGCAGGCCCCGGCTCAGCGGCGCGTTTGGGGTAAAGCTATGAGTCGCGGGCAGGAATGCCAGTTCACACATTAGAGTGGGCGACTTTAGAAACGCCTGGCAGAGCGTAAAAGGGCAACCacaactttctttttctttcgtTTGCCCTTTGGTGGCTTTTTCCACGTTGAGCTTTGTGGTCTCACATATCCTGAGTGCAGCGAGGGAGACCCTATTATGTAACACGACGGCTCGGTTCTCACGTGTTGAAGCGCCGCTGCCCGTTACCTTGTGCTCTGACTGGTGGAGGAGGGAGCGCACGTTGTCGTAGTCAGACTCCTCCATCTTTCGCAGGAAGCAGCTCTCCTGGTCCACAGGTTTGTAACATATCAAACCctgcaacacaacagcacaccatCAGACCTGTTTCCCATCGCGGTCTGCAGACCTTCTTGCTTTTTGTCAGTCAGGCACACTTAAACCATAAAACATAACAATCTCATGCATATCACCCGGACGTACATGTTTGATATCAAAGAGCACAGTTGATGTCTGATTTGCTGGTGAGGTCACAGAAAAGGTCACCAGGTCGTTCTGCGGGTCCACGACGGCCGACTGGTTGATCAGAACTCCAGCCTGATCTGGAACTGTGATCCGGACAATCTGTGCGGACTAACAAAAACAGACGGGTCAGAAATACTCACTGGGACAACACTCAGGGGCTGTTCTGGACCGTCGCATATACCTGAGAGTGAGGCTGCCACAGCCCCAGGTGGCCCGTCAAGCCGAGGGCAACGATGACCAGGAGCAGAGAGGCCGACAGGCTGACCCAGAATGCCTTGTGCGGGAAGTGGGACTGGGAGGATGCAGCAGAGCCCCCATCCTGAGAGACGTTtccacacacaagcagcagtaACAAGCTATTTCAACAATACTTGACATCTTAGtatgggacacaaacacaggcctcCAGCTGACTTCATGTGAACTCTGACTGGCTGCTCAGAAATTGTGCTTAAAGCAGATCTCTAAGTCACATCCTATCATGCAACAGGTTGCTGGTCTGAAGGGTAACAAAAGTGCCTGAATTTGCATGTAAGCAAAAATCAGAAGTTTTCTGCTTTAACCTGTTTGCCAGATTTAAATGCACATATTTCCTCAGTCAGTAGTTGCTGTTCTGCTAAATCTGCTTACCGTGCACTGTGCTTCCTCCAAACGGCCGTCTGAATGTTTCCAACACCTCACCATCCTGTGTCCCTTGACGGCTCCTCACTCGGTCTGCTCCCTTCTCGTAGCTATCGGCATGGAGCTGTGGTCATGTCCAGCGCTGACTGAGACTCGGTACACCTGGCCAGCTTCTCTTTGTCCCTGCAGAcctccttcccccctcctctcctcctcctcctccacctcctcctttgCCCTCACCGTTTCCCTCCCAAAACAGTCACCCACTTCACACAAAACCCTGCATCTCGCCAAACTccattttccactttttgtcttcctgcaatttctccctttttttgtcttccctGTCTTATATGACTTAATATGCCTCTCTAACATCATCCATCTTTCctctgcccccacccccccctcaCTCAAACATACACTTACACGAGAGGAATTGGCCACCCTCCCCAGGCCAGACAATGGACAAAGGGGTGAGGCAGACGCAGCTTGGAAAGCCTCTCTCATCAGGTGAGAGGTGATACGAGGTTCTGGCTGTAGCGGCATCCAGCCGTTGACAACCCAAGGTGACTTTAAGCACAGGACTTAGAGGGAAGTTTACTGTGTTCACTTTAAAACTTGAagccacagagagcagacagcgATTTAGTCAAgataatttgcattttattaagAATTTGAGCATTTTGTTCAGTGACTCTGGGAGTCGGGGACAAGTCACAAAAAACAGATGGTAAAAGGATCGGATGTATTCCAGTCTGTTAATCACTGTTTCActaatgacacaaaaacagggtATCATTGCACCGTCCCGTGAGGGTAACTGTGTTAGTGCTTTCTGCTGAGgtgtgaaaacataaaaaacagacagctcAAGTCAGACCAGTTCCGTGCCATGTagctctgctctgtggatgCTTTTCGAAGACTTTGGAACAGAGCTGTGAACCTGAACACACATATATGATCAAACTGTTGGCACACATTTTGTGTGCTCACTTCCCTCTTTCAGTTTGACTTATAGTTGCTTAAGTGGAGATTGCATCACAGACAGGGTGACACTCACCATCCTACAAAAGGAACACACACTCTACTCCTTGAGTTTCTTTAGCGATTAAATGACATTGAAACAATACTGAAATCATTGTTGTTACgtgattaataataaaacatcagtaCCATGAGGTACTGCAGGTATTAATAATGGTTTagtctaataataataattataataataatataataataacagtctttgcctcctctgtcacagagcagctggcTGCTTGGTTGTGACCTTGTAACAGAGATGATCTGAATTATATtaatgtgaatgaaaaatatTCCCTTTTAGAAGACAAAGGTGCCTGGCATGTGGCAGGTGAGCCAAATTCCTCAGGTTTACAGCTGCAAGGCTGACAGGTACTGCAGTTTCATCCCTGCAGAGCCGGAAGAAGGTCTGCAATGCTCTCCACGTAATAGTCCGGCACCATCCCCTGCCTCTCCGCGCAGCCACTCTTCTGATGGGCCTCCACGTCCGCCACAGTGCTGACCCCCGTGAGGGTGAGGAGGGTCTTCAGGCCGCAGTTGGAGCCCAGCATGATGTCTGTGTCGAGGCGGTCGCCCACCATCAGGCAGCGGCCGGGCTCCACGCCGAACTGGGAGGCCACGCAGTCGAACATGAAGTGGTTGGGCTTGCCCACCGTCTGGGCCTGGTGCTGCGCCGCTGTCTCGACGGCCTGCAGCAGGCAGCCTGTACCTGAGGAGGAGACCCAGAGACCCTTTTATTTCTTTACCCTGCAGATCGcaattattttagtatttttcatgttttgtagaGGAAAGCAATCCACTTAGACACACATCTGAGTTCTTTAGGAGCTTTAAATTTCTTAAAACTATGTGCATTAAGTGAATTAGGTTGGGAGACCACTGCATCCTGAAGCTCTAAACAGAAATTCTAAATTCCCACAGGCTTTGAACACTCCTTAGGTAGGTATGTGCCAAAATTCTTCTATGATTTTCCTGATTTCTATGCAGGTTTAAGTGTATGAGGGTGTATGATTATATCAGTAATAAGGCTCAGCTCTCTGGCCCTGCCTCCGTCCTGTCCTCAACACATCAGTGCACAAGATTaccattcaaatgaatgattcCCTTGTATTCCATGACCTGATGAATTCAAAACTATCTTTGCACAGCATGTGCATATCAGTTTATCTGCTGTGCATGATTGTGCATGAGTGTGCAGCGAATACCCCTACCTGGCACAGCCTTGCCCCCCTCTAGGGGCAGCCTGGTGTCCCTGTTGGTTCCCACGAACAGACAGTCCTGCTGGATCAGGTACTGCAAGGCTCTGTTCAGCTTCATGTAACTGAAGTGTTGATCGAAGCCGACCACCACCGCCTTCACCTCGGGATCCAGAGGCACGCTGGCCCAGTCGCTCTGCTTCCCGGAGATGTGGTCAGCTCCCACCCCGGTCTGCTGGATCCCCACCGCCTCCAGCTCTTGCCTCATCGCGTCGCTCCCGATCAGGTACACTTTGCCCTCCAGCTTGCAGACCGTCTTCAGGTACACGGCGGCGCAGTACGCGGTCCCGAACACCTCGTCTTCTTTCACGTTGAAGCCCAGCGTGGACATTTTGTCGGCGTACATCTTCCTCGtcttgctgctgttgttggtgaGGAAGAAGACTTTCTTCCCGTTTTCCTTGAGCAGGTTTATGACCTGGGGAGCGCCGGGGATGGCCTGGTCCCCCCGCCAAATGACCCCGTCGCAGTCAAACAGGACGCTGTCCACCGAGTCCAGCACTTGTTTCACCAGCGCCCCGCTGAGCCGAGTACATTTGGACCCAGACATCACGGAAGACTTAAACTGAGCCGTTGGGTTTAAAAACGAACACCGACTATGCGTACGTGCTGTTAGTGCACGCTGCTTTCCCACTGACCAAAGTCACGGACGTCAGCTAAGGCTGTCATAAAGTTAGGCAGTAGCTTACTGGATGTAAAAACGTCCCTTCACCCTCGTGGCAAACAACGACCGGTTCAGGAAACCGGTTTGGTTTAATAAATGCAGTGTTGAAATTCAGCGGATAGAAAGCCTGACCTTTATCTGAGTGTTGCATCAATTCTGCGGTTACTTCCGCACCGGCTTAAAGTGACAGGAACCACACACGAAGAAGTCCAGCCCTACTTCCGGTTAGGCTGTAAACACGTCAACAAAATGTACACctttcagaaaacacatgagCGAATCAGAGCACAACATGTTGATATGTTTTCTGTAACACCGCTGTGcttaaaaagttgttttatttcGTGACTGTTTTTCATCCAAAGGCGTACTGTATTGTCCAAATAATATGTGAATGCTAAAGCAAAGTTCTAGTTTTGCCTCTGGGCTGTCCAGCTGTGTATGTTCTACATAGAACAAATTAATTCTAATTAACATCAGTGTACGGCTCCCCTTGCTGGCCTCattgatcttatcttaaaatTTACCCATGCCCAATACAAAACTATGTATATCATGTTCAGAAGCTGAGGCCTAATGCCATTATTATGTATTGAAGAAATTACAAGTGAAAAATAGAGGTTTGCTCCAGCTTCGGAAATGTTCATGCTTTAATTGATGGCAGGCAAAGGATAAAAAGGGATTTCATACCGTGTCCTAAGCTTCCAGCGATAACATTTAATTAGCAGACAATGATTTAATCCAACGAGGATTActtttgtgtttgctgacaaTCTTGTCAAAGCTTTGAGGGGGGTAGACAGGACAGCCCATAAAGAAATGGCTTacataaactttatttcttcAGTCAGCAGTAAATCTTAAGGACAGTAAACGCCAGGGGTGgtacagtgaatgcagcataaCAATACAGGAAGCAGTGTCTTTTTTCAGTTGTCTTTTTTCTGAACAGGGTGTGGAGGGAAGAAAATCTCTCCCAGGTTTCGGAGTAGCCCCCTGCTGTAGTAGTGTCTTTTAGAGTGGTCTGGCGCTGTCAGGTGGTCTGCCGTTGCAGTTGGGTGGCAGTGCTGACAGACGTAACCTCGACTTTTGTACCACTCATTGGCGGTCTGGTTGACAAGAGCCAGGTAGGAATGGAACAGGGCATAACCCGCCAgcagaaagaagacaaagaccAAAAATCCCAGCATGAAGACG contains:
- the bricd5 gene encoding BRICHOS domain-containing protein 5 — translated: MVRCWKHSDGRLEEAQCTDGGSAASSQSHFPHKAFWVSLSASLLLVIVALGLTGHLGLWQPHSQSAQIVRITVPDQAGVLINQSAVVDPQNDLVTFSVTSPANQTSTVLFDIKHGLICYKPVDQESCFLRKMEESDYDNVRSLLHQSEHKSQFQLSGNGTQRRTEFLGVLAAGQVDVSTLEEPIQGLCQDSSVHWTKRAEGPGKQRLVYFCIDICFPSNICVSVCFYYLPE
- the LOC121624982 gene encoding glycerol-3-phosphate phosphatase, with product MSGSKCTRLSGALVKQVLDSVDSVLFDCDGVIWRGDQAIPGAPQVINLLKENGKKVFFLTNNSSKTRKMYADKMSTLGFNVKEDEVFGTAYCAAVYLKTVCKLEGKVYLIGSDAMRQELEAVGIQQTGVGADHISGKQSDWASVPLDPEVKAVVVGFDQHFSYMKLNRALQYLIQQDCLFVGTNRDTRLPLEGGKAVPGTGCLLQAVETAAQHQAQTVGKPNHFMFDCVASQFGVEPGRCLMVGDRLDTDIMLGSNCGLKTLLTLTGVSTVADVEAHQKSGCAERQGMVPDYYVESIADLLPALQG